One Flexivirga aerilata DNA segment encodes these proteins:
- a CDS encoding CoA transferase subunit A codes for MDKVVSSAAEAVADIASGSSLAVGGFGLCGIPSVLIDALHKGTATDLEVVSNNCGVDDWGLGILLRDKRIRRIIASYVGENKEFARQYLEGELEVELTPQGTLAEKLRAGGAGIPAFYTATGVGTQVADGGMPWRYAADGSVELASPPKETRDFDFLGQTRPYVLERSIATDFGLVRAAKGDRHGNLVFHSSARNFNPLCAMAGRLTIAEVEQLVDPGDIEPDEVHLPGIYVQRVVALTPEQAADKRIEKVTTKDGQ; via the coding sequence ATGGACAAGGTTGTCTCCTCCGCGGCCGAGGCCGTCGCCGACATCGCCAGCGGATCCTCGCTCGCGGTCGGTGGATTCGGTCTCTGCGGCATCCCCAGCGTGCTGATCGATGCTCTCCACAAGGGCACGGCGACCGACCTCGAGGTCGTCTCCAACAACTGCGGAGTCGACGACTGGGGTCTGGGAATCCTGCTGCGGGACAAGCGGATTCGGCGCATCATCGCGTCATACGTCGGCGAGAACAAGGAGTTCGCGCGGCAATACCTCGAGGGTGAGCTCGAGGTCGAGCTGACCCCGCAGGGCACGCTCGCCGAGAAGCTGCGGGCCGGCGGCGCCGGCATCCCGGCGTTCTACACCGCGACCGGCGTCGGCACCCAGGTCGCCGACGGCGGCATGCCGTGGCGCTATGCCGCCGACGGCTCGGTCGAGCTGGCGTCCCCGCCGAAGGAGACCCGCGACTTCGACTTCCTCGGCCAGACCCGGCCCTACGTGCTCGAGCGCTCCATCGCCACCGACTTCGGGCTGGTGCGCGCCGCCAAGGGCGACCGGCACGGCAACCTGGTCTTCCACTCCAGCGCCCGCAACTTCAACCCGCTGTGCGCGATGGCCGGCCGGCTGACGATCGCCGAGGTCGAGCAGCTGGTCGATCCGGGCGACATCGAGCCCGACGAGGTGCACCTGCCCGGCATCTACGTGCAGCGCGTGGTCGCCCTGACCCCCGAGCAGGCCGCCGACAAGCGCATCGAGAAGGTCACCACCAAGGACGGTCAGTAG
- a CDS encoding TIGR03089 family protein, with protein MTPDDLRAALRTDDPGRPLLTWYDDSSGERIELSSRTLGNWVAKAGNWLDLEAALQPGEVVGLAIPPDHWRAVYWALAAWTRGLTLDLTGGAADAVVALDTDPAGADLVEPTASLAASPLQAMPDAPPQGVGAFDGTTVAAATNSATTPYSGVSAAEIPHGTRVLVESPVAGLLTTAARVLLAGGSVVLQRSPDASRREDRLAAEGVTTVL; from the coding sequence GTGACCCCCGACGACCTGCGTGCCGCGCTGCGGACCGATGACCCCGGCCGCCCACTCCTCACCTGGTATGACGACAGCTCCGGCGAGCGGATCGAGCTGTCCTCCCGCACGCTCGGCAACTGGGTGGCCAAGGCCGGCAACTGGCTCGACCTCGAGGCCGCGCTGCAGCCCGGTGAGGTGGTGGGCCTCGCCATACCGCCGGACCACTGGCGAGCGGTCTACTGGGCGCTGGCCGCCTGGACCCGGGGACTGACCCTCGACCTGACCGGCGGCGCCGCGGACGCGGTCGTCGCGCTCGACACCGACCCGGCCGGCGCCGACCTCGTCGAACCCACGGCCTCGCTCGCGGCCAGCCCGCTGCAGGCGATGCCCGACGCGCCGCCGCAGGGCGTGGGAGCGTTCGACGGCACCACCGTGGCCGCGGCCACGAACTCGGCGACCACGCCCTACTCCGGTGTGTCGGCAGCCGAAATCCCGCACGGCACAAGGGTGCTCGTCGAATCGCCGGTCGCGGGGCTGCTCACGACGGCTGCGCGCGTGCTGCTCGCCGGAGGGTCGGTGGTGCTGCAGCGCTCCCCCGACGCGAGCCGCCGGGAGGACCGCCTCGCCGCCGAGGGCGTGACCACCGTCTTGTAA
- a CDS encoding aldo/keto reductase: protein MRVRVVIQSRLSSSRLPGKAMLTLAGMPAVVLAARRAGNSGLEVVVATSDQSDDDVLAAAVSGAGIPVFRGSLHDPLDRFVRATDDLADDDLVVRLTGDNAVPDGEFLGELIDTMTAAGEGYIRVTMADIYGVGAEVIRVGLLRAAAADATDPYDREHVTPWIRRHTDDLDFVPTLAPGDPARVRCTIDTLQDYIVAATALGTVDDAVSAPWRSLLRAWAAAGGRLPEPLAGGRDNAIGQGPWVLGAVQIGVAYGVANRTGRPDPVGAARILAIAAASGVTHVDTARAYGDSESRIGSSLAHGLSERIGVVTKIRPLDDLPVDAGAAAARDAVAASVQESLRLLRSSSVGALLVHRWADWSRGQGGVADAMVRLREDGVARVVGVSLSTPQELLEALADDRVGYVQLPFNLLDRRWVGPRIRQALRDRPDVVVTVRSVFLQGLLVGSADARWPDNVEDDRARLEEALAALVAELGRESQIDLALAYVRGQDFVTSVVLGAESPDQVLEHARLMQREPLTPAQIERVHEVLPAGSATLVDPSSWKVA, encoded by the coding sequence ATGCGCGTACGTGTGGTGATCCAGTCGCGGCTGTCCTCCAGCCGGTTGCCCGGCAAGGCGATGCTGACCCTGGCCGGGATGCCCGCGGTGGTGCTCGCCGCGCGCCGGGCCGGCAACTCCGGCCTCGAGGTGGTGGTCGCCACCAGCGACCAGTCCGACGACGACGTGCTGGCCGCAGCGGTGAGCGGCGCCGGGATCCCGGTGTTCCGCGGGTCGCTCCACGACCCGCTCGACCGCTTCGTCCGGGCGACCGACGACCTCGCCGACGACGACCTGGTGGTGCGGCTGACCGGGGACAACGCAGTGCCCGACGGAGAGTTCCTCGGCGAGCTGATCGACACGATGACCGCGGCGGGGGAGGGCTACATCCGGGTGACGATGGCCGACATCTACGGCGTCGGCGCGGAGGTCATCCGGGTGGGGCTGCTGCGCGCCGCCGCGGCCGACGCGACCGACCCCTACGACCGCGAGCACGTCACGCCGTGGATCCGCCGGCACACCGATGATCTCGACTTCGTGCCGACCCTCGCGCCGGGCGACCCGGCCCGGGTGCGCTGCACGATCGACACCCTGCAGGACTACATCGTGGCCGCGACCGCGCTCGGCACCGTGGACGACGCGGTGTCCGCGCCGTGGCGCTCGCTGCTGCGGGCCTGGGCGGCCGCCGGGGGCAGGCTGCCGGAGCCGCTGGCCGGGGGCCGGGACAACGCGATCGGCCAGGGGCCGTGGGTGCTCGGTGCCGTCCAGATCGGCGTCGCCTACGGCGTCGCCAACCGCACCGGCCGGCCCGATCCGGTCGGCGCCGCCCGCATCCTCGCGATCGCCGCCGCGTCCGGTGTCACCCACGTGGACACCGCCCGCGCGTACGGCGACAGCGAGAGCCGCATCGGCAGCTCCCTCGCGCACGGCCTGTCCGAACGCATCGGTGTCGTCACCAAGATCCGGCCCCTCGACGACCTGCCGGTCGACGCCGGTGCCGCGGCGGCCCGTGACGCGGTCGCCGCGTCGGTGCAGGAGTCGCTGCGACTGTTGCGGTCGAGCAGCGTCGGCGCTCTGCTGGTGCACCGCTGGGCTGACTGGTCCCGCGGCCAGGGCGGGGTCGCCGACGCGATGGTCCGCCTGCGCGAGGACGGCGTCGCGCGGGTGGTCGGCGTCTCGCTGTCCACCCCGCAGGAACTGCTCGAGGCGCTCGCCGACGACCGCGTCGGCTACGTGCAGTTGCCGTTCAACCTGCTCGATCGCCGGTGGGTCGGCCCGCGGATCCGGCAGGCGCTGCGCGACCGCCCCGACGTCGTCGTGACCGTGCGCAGCGTCTTCCTGCAGGGGCTGCTGGTCGGCAGTGCCGACGCCCGCTGGCCGGACAACGTGGAGGACGACCGCGCCCGTCTGGAGGAGGCGCTCGCCGCACTGGTCGCCGAGTTGGGCAGGGAGAGCCAGATCGACCTGGCCCTGGCCTATGTGCGGGGCCAGGACTTCGTGACGTCGGTCGTGCTCGGTGCCGAGTCGCCGGACCAGGTGCTGGAGCACGCGCGGCTGATGCAGCGAGAACCGTTGACACCAGCGCAGATCGAGCGGGTGCACGAGGTGCTCCCCGCCGGGAGTGCGACCCTGGTCGACCCGAGCAGTTGGAAGGTGGCGTGA
- a CDS encoding SDR family NAD(P)-dependent oxidoreductase, which translates to MSDLFRLDGATAVLSGASGWLGVSMTGALLDAGAHVHALGRDEGRLRAALGAAADHDRLTLHAIDVTTPEWPDFLAGLPRVDVLVNNAHVGRGGSLRTATADNFDEAFDLAVKAAWAGLNAARPGLAASVAAGWSPSVVNVASMYGMVSPDPAMYATEEGRNPPFYGAAKAALLQLTRYAAGELGPEGIRVNSLTPGPFPSSAAQENAALVEQLRSRTMTGTFGEPDDIATALLFLASPHSRFVTGSNVVVDGGWTAR; encoded by the coding sequence ATGTCCGACCTGTTCCGCCTCGACGGCGCGACCGCCGTGCTGAGCGGCGCGTCCGGCTGGCTCGGCGTGAGTATGACGGGAGCCCTGCTCGACGCCGGGGCGCACGTGCACGCGCTGGGCCGCGACGAGGGAAGGCTGCGTGCCGCGCTCGGTGCGGCCGCCGATCACGACCGGCTGACCCTGCACGCGATCGACGTCACCACTCCGGAGTGGCCGGACTTCCTGGCCGGGCTGCCGCGGGTGGACGTGCTGGTCAACAACGCCCACGTCGGCCGCGGCGGGTCGCTGCGGACCGCGACCGCGGACAACTTCGACGAGGCGTTCGACCTGGCGGTGAAGGCGGCCTGGGCCGGCCTCAACGCCGCACGCCCCGGGCTTGCCGCGTCGGTGGCGGCCGGGTGGTCGCCGAGCGTGGTCAACGTGGCGTCGATGTACGGAATGGTGTCGCCGGACCCGGCGATGTACGCGACCGAGGAGGGCCGCAACCCGCCGTTCTACGGCGCGGCCAAGGCGGCCCTGCTGCAGCTGACCCGTTATGCCGCAGGCGAGCTCGGCCCCGAGGGCATCCGCGTCAACTCGCTGACACCGGGTCCGTTCCCGTCCTCCGCCGCGCAGGAGAACGCCGCACTCGTCGAGCAGTTGCGCAGCCGCACGATGACCGGCACGTTCGGTGAGCCGGACGACATCGCGACGGCGCTGCTCTTCCTCGCCTCGCCGCACTCCCGCTTCGTGACCGGGAGCAATGTCGTCGTGGACGGCGGCTGGACCGCGCGTTAG
- a CDS encoding PseG/SpsG family protein gives MPSRPAAPPAHVALRCDAGARIGVGHAVRCIALGEELRHRGHPVTLWGDLGGAGWLEPLVARAGFGRMTAATTGPALAGQAAAAGFGAVVLDGYDLPADAGARLRADGRTVLAMVDGDYGAGQEADLYVDQNLGSLPHRGGPPGSVALAGADYALFRDSVLDRRRDLSGTPGEIRSVLAVFGGTDPMGAAPVVIPALLATGRPLDITVIAGNPEIAERLAALVPSDGQTLRTIPPSPDLAGLAASADLAISASGSSVWELLAIGVPTAVVCVADNQELGYQQTAQAGVVAPLGLLDGFDRAVATDRLAALIADPGAAAAMARRGQAMFDGDGRRRVADALDARPGGPR, from the coding sequence ATGCCCTCCCGTCCCGCTGCGCCGCCCGCGCATGTCGCCCTGCGCTGCGACGCCGGCGCCCGCATCGGGGTGGGACACGCGGTGCGCTGCATCGCGCTCGGCGAGGAACTCCGGCACCGCGGTCACCCGGTCACCCTGTGGGGCGATCTCGGCGGCGCCGGCTGGCTCGAACCGCTCGTCGCACGCGCCGGTTTCGGCCGTATGACGGCAGCCACGACCGGCCCGGCCCTCGCCGGACAGGCGGCCGCGGCCGGCTTCGGCGCGGTCGTGCTCGACGGCTACGACCTGCCGGCCGACGCCGGCGCACGGCTGCGCGCGGACGGCCGGACGGTCCTGGCGATGGTCGACGGCGATTACGGTGCCGGGCAGGAGGCCGACCTCTATGTCGACCAGAACCTCGGCTCCCTCCCGCACCGCGGCGGGCCGCCCGGATCGGTGGCTCTGGCCGGGGCCGACTATGCGCTCTTCCGCGACTCGGTCCTCGACCGGCGGCGCGACCTCAGCGGCACGCCCGGCGAAATCCGTTCGGTGCTGGCTGTTTTCGGCGGCACGGACCCGATGGGCGCGGCGCCCGTCGTCATACCAGCGCTGCTCGCGACGGGACGACCGCTCGACATCACCGTGATTGCCGGAAACCCCGAAATCGCCGAGCGACTCGCCGCGCTCGTCCCGTCCGACGGGCAGACCCTTCGGACGATCCCGCCCAGTCCGGACCTCGCCGGGCTGGCCGCGTCAGCCGACCTGGCGATCAGCGCCTCCGGGTCGTCGGTGTGGGAGTTGCTCGCGATCGGCGTGCCGACCGCGGTCGTCTGCGTCGCCGACAACCAGGAGCTGGGCTACCAGCAGACGGCCCAGGCGGGCGTCGTAGCGCCTCTGGGCCTGCTCGACGGCTTCGACCGGGCTGTCGCGACCGACCGGCTGGCGGCGCTCATCGCCGACCCCGGCGCGGCCGCCGCCATGGCACGGCGCGGCCAGGCGATGTTCGACGGGGACGGCCGCCGGCGGGTCGCCGACGCGCTCGACGCCCGGCCTGGCGGGCCGCGCTGA
- the pseB gene encoding UDP-N-acetylglucosamine 4,6-dehydratase (inverting), whose protein sequence is MSELQGSSVLVTGGTGSFGKAFIRRLLDDIKPKRVIVYSRDELKQWEVRQHFGDDPRLRWFIGDVRDLPRLQRAMHQVDYVVHAAALKQVDTGEYNPFEFVKTNVLGSQNVIEAAIDAGVKKVVALSTDKASSPINLYGATKLSADKLFILGNHYAAAYPTRFAVVRYGNVTGSRGSIVPKFRALAEAGESLPITDLRCTRFLITLPDAVQMVLDTFDMMQGGELVVPHIPSHKVTDLAQAIAPGAKMHDIGLRPGEKLHEEMISPEEGRRAVIVQDGKYYVLQPELASWGYKPIENATPVPEGFHCSSDKNDIWIDADDIRKILDSGV, encoded by the coding sequence GTGTCTGAATTGCAGGGTTCGTCGGTTCTCGTCACCGGTGGCACCGGGTCGTTCGGCAAGGCGTTCATCCGACGGTTGCTCGATGACATCAAGCCCAAGCGCGTCATCGTCTACTCGCGGGACGAGTTGAAGCAGTGGGAGGTCCGTCAGCACTTCGGTGACGACCCCCGCCTGCGCTGGTTCATCGGCGACGTGCGGGACCTGCCGCGGCTGCAGCGGGCGATGCACCAGGTCGACTATGTCGTGCACGCCGCGGCGCTGAAGCAGGTCGACACCGGCGAGTACAACCCGTTCGAGTTCGTCAAGACCAACGTGCTCGGCTCGCAGAACGTCATCGAGGCCGCGATCGACGCCGGCGTGAAGAAGGTCGTCGCCCTCTCGACCGACAAGGCGTCCAGCCCGATCAACCTGTATGGCGCAACGAAGCTCTCGGCCGACAAGCTCTTCATCCTCGGCAACCACTACGCGGCCGCCTACCCGACCCGCTTCGCGGTGGTGCGCTACGGCAACGTGACCGGTTCGCGCGGCTCGATCGTGCCGAAGTTCCGCGCGCTGGCCGAGGCCGGCGAGTCGCTGCCGATCACCGACCTGCGCTGCACCCGCTTCCTCATCACGCTGCCCGACGCGGTGCAGATGGTGCTCGACACCTTCGACATGATGCAGGGCGGCGAGCTGGTGGTGCCGCACATCCCGTCGCACAAGGTGACCGACCTGGCCCAGGCGATCGCGCCCGGCGCCAAGATGCACGACATCGGCCTGCGCCCCGGCGAGAAGCTGCACGAGGAGATGATCTCCCCGGAGGAGGGGCGTCGCGCGGTCATCGTCCAGGACGGCAAGTACTACGTGCTGCAGCCGGAGCTGGCCAGCTGGGGTTACAAGCCGATCGAGAACGCCACGCCGGTGCCGGAGGGCTTCCACTGCTCGTCGGACAAGAACGACATCTGGATCGACGCCGACGACATCCGCAAGATCCTCGACTCGGGCGTCTGA
- a CDS encoding aminotransferase class V-fold PLP-dependent enzyme, translating into MLNYGRQSINDEDIEAVAAVLRGDWLTTGPAVTAFERDVADTAGVAEPAVSVTSGTAALHTAYAGLGVGPGDEVITTPLTFFATATCAMWQGAKIVFADVSEDTGNLDPQAVEAAITGNTKVIAGVDYAGHPIDAPALGKLAHDNGALLLEDAAHSIGGTLDGVPVGSLADVTTFSFFPTKNLTTAEGGAVVGTDPEVLERARMFKSIGYTRDPERLRNPQGQGGWYYEVHELGLNYRLPDVLAALGSNQLKRLADFKKRRAEVTARYNEGFAGIDALRTPAQREGADPMWHLYPLRILDGRRRELFDHLRANEIGAQVNYIPVHHQPIFAELGWRQGQFPVAEAYSSGEISLPMFAGLTDGDVDRVIELVRDFVSG; encoded by the coding sequence GTGCTGAACTACGGCCGCCAGTCGATCAACGACGAGGACATCGAAGCGGTCGCCGCGGTGCTGCGCGGCGACTGGCTGACCACCGGCCCGGCGGTGACCGCGTTCGAGCGCGATGTCGCCGACACCGCGGGGGTGGCCGAGCCGGCCGTGTCGGTCACGTCCGGCACCGCCGCGCTCCACACGGCATACGCCGGCCTCGGTGTCGGGCCGGGCGACGAGGTGATCACCACCCCGCTCACGTTCTTCGCCACCGCCACCTGTGCGATGTGGCAGGGCGCGAAGATCGTCTTCGCCGACGTGAGTGAGGACACCGGCAACCTCGATCCGCAGGCGGTCGAGGCGGCAATCACCGGCAACACCAAGGTGATTGCCGGTGTCGACTACGCCGGCCACCCGATCGACGCGCCGGCACTCGGCAAGCTCGCGCACGACAACGGCGCGCTGCTGCTCGAGGACGCCGCGCACTCGATCGGCGGCACGCTCGACGGTGTGCCGGTCGGCTCGCTCGCCGATGTCACGACCTTCTCGTTCTTCCCGACCAAGAACCTCACCACCGCAGAGGGCGGCGCGGTGGTCGGCACCGACCCGGAAGTGCTCGAGCGGGCCCGGATGTTCAAGAGCATCGGCTACACGCGCGACCCGGAGCGGTTGCGCAACCCGCAGGGGCAGGGCGGCTGGTACTACGAGGTGCACGAGCTCGGCCTCAACTACCGCCTGCCCGACGTGCTCGCCGCGCTCGGCTCCAACCAGCTGAAGCGGCTGGCCGACTTCAAGAAGCGCCGCGCCGAGGTGACCGCGCGCTACAACGAGGGCTTCGCCGGCATCGACGCGCTGCGCACCCCGGCCCAGCGCGAGGGCGCCGACCCGATGTGGCACCTCTACCCGCTGCGGATCCTCGACGGCCGCCGCCGGGAGCTGTTCGACCACCTGCGGGCGAACGAGATCGGCGCGCAGGTCAACTACATCCCGGTGCACCACCAGCCGATCTTCGCCGAACTCGGCTGGCGGCAGGGGCAGTTCCCGGTCGCCGAGGCCTACTCCAGCGGCGAGATCAGCCTGCCGATGTTCGCCGGGCTCACCGACGGCGACGTCGACCGGGTGATCGAGCTGGTGCGCGACTTCGTCAGCGGCTGA
- a CDS encoding glycosyltransferase, with amino-acid sequence MAQPSVSAPSTVRRLGSKPRLSVVVPFYGVENYIGDCLESIRVQHLSDIEVIMVDDGSPDGSRSVAEAYAAQDPRFRVVTRENGGLGPARNTGTEHAAGEYLTFVDSDDLVTRHGFSRMIEALDTTGSSFVGGNARRFNNSSGVKPSWAQLHAFARTRFATHVFDHPVLARDRMVWNKVYRRDFWDEFGYEFPAIRYEDYPVTLKAHLDAVTVDILSQPVYYWRERESGDSITQQVFRYDNLLDRVRSASMVVDLVAAAPKPVRLRTHVMLAESDFVSIVQAFATATEDECYQLIDLGHELVERLGIDALQQRTRYDQLQYHAMLARDVELLRELAVFRRDGGLRGGARAFKVPRSLGRYEYAYPGHGRSYLPKDVFLSPAKDLALRTTVNAVRWEDDGLHVRAVAEVRHLPTGADSSLRVFAVSSAIREQVPVRRFEDVDSHGQLAYCGFEMVIDRATLARWGAAEAPVRFDLQLSSGGARRNGLLRGLRPGSATFPEGGFLTDQLWVQPSSNRSGELLLSWHVAPWTITAGEVDGDDLVLTARAPRPLQVAQFVLPGNRYAEDLRYPATCRIDGGATHLIGRIPLSEVAARTDDDDPFLRITTRGIQVRAGGKHHPLLWDAGRRSVISRVGDNQFRLTRSAAGYANLWESAVRLVADSAELDGPDLVVRGRSLAADGDWVLSWRRYLPGTEDYVEVAATSVTGTDWTVRVPVADLLDVEGVPHEVDPLASLVTWTLFSTSAENDLSTAVLPETLLVSRLPLVCTGDRRRGTLRPHGDTLQVDVRFDVPATAARAPQSGGK; translated from the coding sequence ATGGCGCAGCCTTCCGTCAGTGCCCCCTCGACGGTCCGTCGCCTGGGCTCGAAGCCTCGCCTGTCGGTCGTCGTCCCGTTCTACGGCGTCGAGAACTACATCGGCGACTGCCTCGAGTCGATCCGGGTGCAGCACCTCAGCGACATCGAGGTGATCATGGTCGACGACGGCTCGCCGGACGGCAGCCGCTCGGTCGCCGAGGCGTATGCCGCGCAGGACCCGCGCTTCCGGGTGGTCACCCGCGAGAACGGCGGCCTCGGACCGGCCCGCAACACCGGCACCGAACACGCGGCCGGCGAGTACCTCACGTTCGTCGACAGCGACGACCTGGTGACTCGGCACGGGTTCAGCCGCATGATCGAGGCGCTGGACACCACCGGCTCGTCGTTCGTCGGCGGCAACGCCCGGCGCTTCAACAACTCCAGCGGTGTCAAGCCGTCATGGGCCCAGCTGCACGCGTTCGCCCGCACGCGGTTCGCGACGCACGTCTTCGATCATCCGGTGCTGGCCCGCGACCGGATGGTGTGGAACAAGGTCTACCGGCGCGACTTCTGGGACGAGTTCGGTTACGAGTTCCCGGCGATCCGCTACGAGGACTACCCGGTCACGCTCAAGGCCCACCTCGATGCGGTGACCGTGGACATCCTCTCCCAGCCGGTCTACTACTGGCGGGAGCGTGAATCAGGCGACTCGATCACCCAGCAGGTCTTCCGCTACGACAACCTGCTCGATCGCGTCCGGTCGGCGAGCATGGTCGTCGACCTCGTCGCCGCCGCGCCGAAACCCGTGCGCCTGCGCACCCACGTCATGCTCGCGGAGTCCGACTTCGTCTCGATCGTGCAGGCGTTCGCGACCGCCACCGAGGATGAGTGCTATCAACTCATCGACCTCGGCCACGAGCTCGTTGAGCGACTCGGCATCGACGCATTGCAGCAGCGCACCCGCTACGACCAGCTGCAGTATCACGCGATGCTCGCCCGGGACGTCGAACTCCTGCGTGAGCTCGCGGTGTTCCGCCGCGACGGCGGACTGCGCGGCGGCGCCCGCGCGTTCAAGGTGCCGCGCAGCCTCGGCCGATACGAGTACGCCTACCCCGGCCACGGCAGGTCCTATCTGCCGAAGGACGTCTTCCTCTCCCCGGCCAAGGATCTGGCCCTGCGCACGACCGTCAACGCGGTCCGCTGGGAGGACGACGGTCTGCATGTCCGTGCGGTCGCCGAGGTCCGGCACCTGCCGACCGGTGCCGACAGCTCGCTGCGGGTGTTCGCGGTGTCCAGCGCGATCCGCGAGCAGGTCCCGGTCCGCCGGTTCGAGGACGTCGACTCGCACGGCCAACTCGCCTACTGCGGCTTCGAGATGGTCATCGACCGCGCGACGCTCGCCCGATGGGGTGCCGCGGAGGCGCCGGTGCGATTCGACCTTCAGCTGAGCAGCGGCGGTGCGCGACGCAACGGCCTGCTGCGTGGTCTGCGACCCGGCAGCGCGACCTTCCCCGAGGGCGGGTTTCTCACCGATCAGCTGTGGGTCCAGCCGAGTTCGAACCGCAGCGGGGAGCTTCTCCTCAGCTGGCACGTCGCGCCGTGGACCATCACCGCCGGCGAGGTGGACGGCGACGACCTGGTGCTCACCGCCCGCGCCCCGCGCCCGCTGCAGGTCGCGCAGTTCGTCCTGCCCGGCAACCGCTACGCCGAGGACCTGCGCTACCCGGCGACCTGTCGCATCGACGGCGGCGCGACCCACCTGATCGGCCGCATCCCGCTGTCCGAAGTCGCCGCACGCACCGATGACGACGATCCGTTCCTGCGGATCACCACCCGCGGCATCCAGGTGCGCGCCGGCGGCAAGCACCACCCGCTGCTCTGGGACGCCGGACGGCGCAGTGTGATCAGCCGGGTCGGGGACAACCAGTTCCGGTTGACCCGGTCCGCTGCCGGTTACGCCAACCTCTGGGAATCCGCAGTCCGGCTGGTCGCCGACAGCGCGGAGCTCGACGGCCCGGACCTGGTGGTCCGCGGGCGGTCGCTTGCTGCCGACGGCGACTGGGTGCTCTCCTGGCGGCGCTACCTGCCCGGCACCGAGGACTACGTCGAGGTGGCGGCGACGAGCGTCACCGGCACGGACTGGACGGTCCGGGTGCCGGTCGCCGACCTGCTCGACGTGGAGGGGGTCCCGCACGAGGTGGACCCGCTCGCCAGCCTCGTCACCTGGACACTCTTCAGCACCAGCGCCGAGAACGACCTGTCGACCGCGGTGCTGCCGGAGACGTTGCTCGTCAGCCGTCTGCCGCTGGTCTGCACCGGCGACCGGCGACGCGGCACGCTGCGTCCGCACGGTGACACACTGCAGGTCGACGTCCGGTTCGACGTGCCCGCGACCGCCGCTCGGGCCCCGCAGTCCGGAGGAAAGTGA